In Actinoplanes octamycinicus, the genomic window GACACCTGGAACTCCGGTGAACCAATCCTTCCATTTGACAGCCCGCGCGCCCTGGCGCTGGCCAATCGGCCCGTAACGGTTTGGATCGTACGCGGCGCCTCGGAGGATAATCCCATCGACAACCCTGGGGGTGATCAGCGGTGGGCACAGGATTATTGCTTCTCCAACCTCAACCAAGGGTGACGTTCGGCAAGATCGCCCCGGTCGGTAGGTGAGGCGCTCAATAAGGGTTTCAGTGTGGGACGGCTCGATATCTGGCCGCAGCTCCGCGATGGTCTCGAGTAGCCGTTCTCGCCTGAGGTTGACGAGCGTCACCTCTGTGCGCTTATAAATACGGGCCGCGGCCTCGCATAGGGAGGCGAAACCCATGACCACAGACAAAATCTTTTTTGCTTGACTGATCGTCAATCCTTGGTCTAGCAGAAAAGTGCCCGGAAGGTGCCCCTCGGGGAGAGCTTGACAGTAGGCCTCGATAGCGACCTCCGCTCGTTGCGAGGACGCTTGGAGTACATCGCTCGAAGGTAGCTCCCGCGAGCTGCCTAGCCGGCTTTTGATCCATCGCAACTCGACCGGAGTGATCTCCGGCAGGTCAACCGGAACTGACGTCGCCTCCAGAAACATGTCGGCTGCTTCGATAGCTGGGTCCCAGCACTGGCGAACACGGAACGCTTCACCCTGGCGCCGAACCTTGTAGCCACCGGCTCGTATGGTGCCGTGAAGGTTATCGAGCCTGGCAGCCTCCAGCGCGGCGCGGCATATCTCCAGCGCCGCTTGTTCCGTGCAAGGACCCTCGCCGAGCGGGATCTCAGCATGCCAGGTGATGATCTGAGCAAGGATCGACTCCCACGGCACGTCGGTGCGAACTCCTCGGTCGATCTCCATCGCACGAAGCCGTGTGGCGCACTGGAGCAGCAGCAGCACTCGACTCGGACCCGAGCGCCAACCGGGAAGGTCTCGTGCGACTTGACGCCGGCGACTTACGAGATCCAGCAACTCATCGTCGGGTCTCATGCTCGGGAACCCCCTTCGGCCGCACAACGCGATGAAACGCCCACAGAAGTTCAGACCAATGTAGAAGCGCGCCAAGGGCGGCGCAGTCAGTTTTAGGCAGTAGATAGATGTACGGTCGTCTGTAGACGTCGCGAGGCAGCAGGCCTGCGCGACGGATCCAGCTCAACCCCCGTGGTCGATTGACGCTGGCATAATGGCCGGCATGGATGAGCCGAGCCACGTCGACCATGATGACGACGACCAAGCTCGAGTAGCTCGCGCGGCGGATGAACTCGGCCTGGATGTCCCTCGTCGCTTCAAGTACCTCGGCTTAGGGCCTGACGGTAAATCTCATGCCATCTGCGAGGGAAACGCCGCCGACCTCCGGGCGACGGTGGCGATCCTGCGCCGCCTCGAAGGTAAGCCGGTCGAGGAATGTCTGACAGAACCCACGGACGCCGCGGGACCGCCGGTGGAGTGGGAGCCGCCGGCCGACTTTCACGACGCGGAAGCTTGGCTCGCCTACGTCGAGGAGCGAAGGCGGCACCCGGAATGGCCGCGGGTGTACAACGGTGCTGGTGACTGGGCCATTGGGTTAATAAGCGCTCTCCTCGGCACCGGTGGACTCACGGGCGTTGCTTGGGCGGCTGTTTCCGCCTACAACGTAAACCAGCGGCGGCGCATCGCGGAGTATGCCATCGATGCCGCAGAGAGGCAGGGAGCAAGGGTCAACCCCGAGGCAGTAATCCGAGCGTTCGTCGAAGGGCCACGTGCAGTCAATCAGCTGGAGGGGGACGACTGCTCCGACAACAGAGAAGAAACCCCACACGCGGAGTCAGAATGATGAGCTGACATGCTCGATATCATGCCTCTTGATATGACGCGGTGCACTGCTCCTCGTCCCGGAGCGCAAGCCGCGCGACCGCTCTCGACGCCAGCTCATGATGATGTCGACGTCAGCCGTCGACGTACGGTTGATGATCAAGATCGGCCGAACCGCCCTTCGTCTCTAGCCGTGCGAGTTCCGGATCGGCACGAGATGCATGGTGGTGGGGGCGAAGTCGCCTGCGGACGGTCATGCCTCCGGTCAGGTCGCTCGCGCAGCGCCGTTGCGCGATCGGACTGCCAGGGTGCCGCGACGCTTCTGATCGGTCCTATAGGAGGTCTTCCTTCCGCACTCCCGCGATGAACGGGGCGCGCTCGCTCGGAGTGAAGAACAGGATTGGGCCGTTCGGGTCTTTGCTGTCCCGCACCGCGAAGCCGCCGTCGGGCAAGTCGGCGACCTCCATGCAGTTGCTTTTGCTGCCTGCGAACGGCTGCCCTTGCGCCACGCCAGCTCGCTCTTTTTGATGTGGCCGTAGCCCTTGTCCTCAATCACTTTGTCTCCTTGGCTGCCGTAAACAACACGGGCATCAGCGCGTTCAGCAGATTTGGATTGAGGTGTGGCCGCACGGCAGCATGACGCGGACCATGCTCGTCGCCACCAGCGTGCCGTCCTGCACGTCGAAATCCAGTGGCTCGGCGTTGACCGCCTCGACTGCCTCGCCGCACGTGGGGCACTCGCCATGACTCTCGGCCCACGGTTGGTGATCCGAATGCGCCATGGCCTGCATCTGCCGTATCCGCGCGACCTCGGCCGCATGCTCCGCTGGCGTCTGCGGCGGATGGTGCTTCGGCTTAGTCATCAGAGCGTCTCCCAAGGTCTCTGCGCCGGCGCTGCATACCGCCGGAGCTCCGTCACCTCGTCGCTGTGATCCTCTCGCGGAATCGCGGTCAGCACATCCGCTGCGGCCATCGCCAGCGTGTGCACCGACCACGGCACGGTGCGGATCGCGTCCAGGGCGAGCGCTGCCGCGCCGCGGACATGCCCGGCTCGGGCGACCGAGAGCGCATAGTAGATCCGGGACTCGGCCAGCCACAGCGGCGTCTTTGCGAGGGCCTGCTCTGCCTCACGCTGGGCGCGTTCAGTGCCGGCCGGGTCGCCGACGCGCGCCTCGACGAAGATGTCGAAGTTCGCGGTTCGTGGCCCAGGCCCGGTTGGCCCGTCGTCGGGCAAGTCACCGATCAGGGCGCGCATCTCTCGAACCTGACTGCGGCCGCTGTCGATGTCGCCGGTCATCGCTGCGACTCCGGCGAGCGCGCACCGGGCCTCGAATCCGCCGAGCGTCGGCCGGTCGGTGACGGCGAGCGCCTCGGATGCTCGGTCGATTACCTGTTTGCGGCTCATGCCCTCGTAGACGCCGCGGGAGGCGGATCTGCCGAGGACGTACGTCTCGATTTCGGGGTCGCCAGACTTGCGGGCCAGCGCAGAGGCGGTGTGGTACCAGTCGAGCGCTGGACCGTAGTGGCCTTGGTTGCCCTGCCAAAGCCCGTACAACAGGCTCAGCATCGCCGCGGCGCGAACGTCATCGGTACGATGCTCGCTGCTGAGGGCTTGCCGGACGACCAGGAGCTTCGCGCCGACGGCCGCCCCGAATTCTGTGTCGGGTGCGAGGACCAGGCGTCGCTGCATTTCGGTGATCGTCGTGTCCCAGTCCTCCGGCTGCTCGATCGCATCCAGTAGCCCGAAGCGCAGGACCTCGTCGAGGGTGGCCCGAGATGTGGTGGCGGTGATGCTGGTGGCCGCGCTGAGCATCCAGGCGATGGCGTCTCGGCGTTGCACGGCGGCTACTCCCTTCCCCTCGACGAGGGATCGGAGCGCACCATGGGCGCCCAGGGCCGTGTCGAGAGCCTCGGCGTGGTGCGGCCGGATCGGACGCCTGCCCGTTTCCAGCATGCTGATCAGGGTGCGATCCATGCCGGCACGCTTGGCGAGCCCGGCGAGCGAATATCCGGCCGCCTCCCGCAATCTTCGCAGCATCCCGCCCGGTGTCGGATTGCCGCTGTCAACACCTGTCAACACTGTTCGGCCCTCCACCCTGCCTGATGGATTCACCGTAGGGCTGGTGATGGTGTCCGCGCTGCCCCTGCCATCCGAATCGGTGACGGCATCTGTCACCACATGTCAACAGGGGCGTACTGCACTCCCCACCGATCAGGCGACAGGCTCGGGTGTAGCGGTGGGCCGGCTCGTCGAGCGCCCCTCGTTCCCGGCCCGCCGCTGATCCAGAACTGAATCGGCGCGGAGGTGAATCGATGCACAGGAAGA contains:
- a CDS encoding helix-turn-helix domain-containing protein, with amino-acid sequence MLRRLREAAGYSLAGLAKRAGMDRTLISMLETGRRPIRPHHAEALDTALGAHGALRSLVEGKGVAAVQRRDAIAWMLSAATSITATTSRATLDEVLRFGLLDAIEQPEDWDTTITEMQRRLVLAPDTEFGAAVGAKLLVVRQALSSEHRTDDVRAAAMLSLLYGLWQGNQGHYGPALDWYHTASALARKSGDPEIETYVLGRSASRGVYEGMSRKQVIDRASEALAVTDRPTLGGFEARCALAGVAAMTGDIDSGRSQVREMRALIGDLPDDGPTGPGPRTANFDIFVEARVGDPAGTERAQREAEQALAKTPLWLAESRIYYALSVARAGHVRGAAALALDAIRTVPWSVHTLAMAAADVLTAIPREDHSDEVTELRRYAAPAQRPWETL
- a CDS encoding DUF397 domain-containing protein, translated to MAQGQPFAGSKSNCMEVADLPDGGFAVRDSKDPNGPILFFTPSERAPFIAGVRKEDLL